A region of Chitinophaga horti DNA encodes the following proteins:
- a CDS encoding GH3 auxin-responsive promoter family protein, giving the protein MEKAKHTQFGEHYRFQDILDSPNWVAQYRGRIPVHNYNKMHAEWWHKCLEGVPNVSWPEKIKYFALSSGTSESASKHIPVTRAMLKTVKKVGVKQLYSMANFNVPPKSFEKGILMLGGTTSLFEKGDYYEGDMSGIQAKNIPKWFRRFYKPGGKISKKPNWEQRIKLIVRNAPKWDVGTVCGVPAWVQIVLEEIIKYHNVKHIHEIWPNLAIYIHGGVSFEPYRDSFQKLLGKPITFIETYMASEGSFGFQARPGTKGIKLVLNAGIFYEFIPFNEENFDADGEVKPNPKSYMVHEVVEDQEYAVMLSTCAGAWRYIIGDVVKFTSVKEHEIVIVGRTKQFLSLCGEHMSVDNMNKAIDTVQKKMGITIREFTVAGFSYENLFAHRWYIGTDAADADPAKIREIIDQTLSEVNDDYAVERTAALKEIFVEIMPNDVFIDYLRYKGKEGAMNKFPRVLKGDKLKDWEKFVDGVKHKM; this is encoded by the coding sequence ATGGAGAAAGCCAAGCACACACAGTTCGGTGAACACTACCGTTTCCAGGACATCCTGGACAGCCCGAACTGGGTAGCCCAGTACCGTGGCCGCATACCCGTACACAACTACAATAAGATGCATGCCGAATGGTGGCATAAGTGCCTCGAAGGCGTTCCCAACGTAAGCTGGCCCGAAAAGATCAAATATTTCGCCCTCAGCTCCGGTACGTCCGAATCGGCCAGTAAACATATCCCCGTAACCCGGGCCATGCTCAAAACGGTGAAAAAGGTAGGTGTGAAGCAGCTGTATTCCATGGCTAACTTCAATGTACCTCCCAAATCCTTCGAAAAAGGTATTCTCATGCTCGGCGGTACTACCTCCCTGTTCGAGAAAGGCGACTACTACGAAGGCGATATGAGCGGCATCCAGGCTAAAAACATCCCTAAGTGGTTCCGCAGGTTCTACAAACCCGGCGGTAAGATCTCCAAGAAACCAAATTGGGAACAACGTATCAAACTCATCGTACGCAACGCCCCCAAGTGGGATGTGGGTACGGTGTGCGGCGTACCGGCCTGGGTACAGATCGTACTCGAAGAAATTATCAAGTATCATAACGTAAAACACATACACGAGATCTGGCCGAACCTCGCCATCTATATCCATGGCGGCGTGTCTTTCGAGCCTTATCGCGACAGCTTCCAGAAACTGCTCGGCAAGCCGATCACGTTCATCGAAACGTATATGGCCTCCGAGGGTTCCTTCGGTTTCCAGGCGCGCCCGGGTACCAAAGGCATTAAACTGGTGCTGAACGCTGGTATCTTCTACGAATTTATCCCCTTCAACGAGGAAAACTTCGATGCAGACGGTGAGGTAAAACCTAACCCGAAATCCTATATGGTGCACGAGGTGGTGGAAGACCAGGAATATGCGGTGATGCTCAGCACCTGTGCGGGCGCGTGGCGGTATATCATCGGCGACGTGGTGAAGTTCACTTCCGTAAAGGAACACGAAATCGTGATCGTGGGCCGCACCAAACAGTTCCTCAGCCTTTGCGGCGAACATATGAGCGTCGATAACATGAACAAGGCGATCGATACAGTGCAGAAAAAGATGGGCATCACCATCCGCGAGTTCACCGTAGCAGGCTTTAGCTACGAAAACCTGTTCGCACACCGCTGGTATATTGGTACTGACGCTGCCGATGCCGATCCCGCGAAGATCCGGGAGATCATCGATCAGACGCTCAGCGAAGTAAACGACGATTACGCGGTGGAAAGAACTGCCGCGCTGAAAGAAATATTTGTGGAAATCATGCCGAACGATGTCTTCATCGACTATCTGCGCTATAAAGGCAAGGAGGGCGCGATGAACAAATTCCCCCGGGTACTTAAAGGCGATAAGCTGAAGGACTGGGAAAAGTTCGTGGACGGTGTGAAACATAAAATGTAA
- a CDS encoding inositol monophosphatase family protein, protein MLKATLLKATQAGAKVLKEYFNGTFEISSKSTANDLVTEADKKAEAAILAAIREDYPDHYILSEETGEIYSDSTIKWIIDPIDGTVNFAHNIPLCCVSIGVEQDGEMILGAVYNPIINEFFFAQKGFGATLNDQKISVSKKTDMSKACLVTGFPYNWEEMPNDPMQVFERFVKQGLPVRRLGSAAIDLCWVAAGRFDGFWEHNLNSWDSAAGALIVQEAGGKVTDFEGKPYRSSQRKVLATNGHIHAELLNVINNG, encoded by the coding sequence ATGTTAAAAGCAACGTTACTCAAAGCTACACAAGCCGGTGCAAAAGTTTTAAAGGAATATTTTAACGGTACGTTCGAAATTTCCAGCAAAAGTACGGCCAACGATCTGGTGACCGAGGCCGACAAAAAAGCAGAAGCAGCCATCCTGGCGGCTATCCGCGAAGATTACCCCGACCATTACATCCTGAGCGAGGAAACGGGTGAGATCTACTCCGATTCCACCATCAAATGGATCATCGACCCGATTGACGGAACGGTGAACTTTGCGCACAACATCCCGCTCTGTTGCGTGTCTATTGGTGTGGAACAAGACGGTGAAATGATACTGGGCGCGGTATACAACCCGATCATCAACGAGTTCTTTTTCGCCCAGAAAGGTTTTGGGGCGACACTGAACGACCAGAAGATATCTGTATCGAAGAAAACCGATATGTCGAAAGCCTGCCTGGTAACGGGTTTCCCTTATAACTGGGAAGAAATGCCAAACGACCCCATGCAGGTGTTTGAACGTTTTGTGAAACAAGGTCTGCCGGTACGCCGCCTGGGCTCCGCCGCCATCGACCTGTGCTGGGTAGCAGCCGGACGATTCGACGGGTTCTGGGAGCACAACCTCAATTCGTGGGACAGTGCTGCGGGTGCGCTCATTGTACAGGAGGCGGGTGGAAAAGTGACCGACTTCGAAGGCAAACCTTACAGATCGAGCCAGCGCAAGGTGTTAGCCACTAACGGCCACATCCATGCGGAACTGCTGAACGTGATCAACAACGGGTAA
- the thiL gene encoding thiamine-phosphate kinase — protein MEERTEIESLGEFGLIDHLTRNIEIHNASTILGVGDDAAVIDHFGKQTVISTDVLVENIHFDLMYTPLKHLGYKSVVVNLSDICAMNATPTHVTVSIAFSNRFSLEALDEFYEGVYAACERYKVDLVGGDTSSSQKGFFISVTAVGEVAPDKFVKRSTAQKGDLVCVTGDLGAAYLGLTILEREKKSSSKTRRCSPTWRTRRTLSAAS, from the coding sequence ATGGAAGAAAGAACTGAAATAGAATCGCTGGGCGAGTTTGGCCTCATAGACCACCTCACCCGCAACATAGAAATTCACAACGCCAGCACCATCCTCGGGGTGGGCGACGACGCCGCTGTGATCGACCACTTCGGCAAACAAACGGTGATCAGCACGGATGTACTGGTAGAAAACATTCACTTCGACCTGATGTATACGCCGCTGAAACACCTGGGTTATAAATCGGTGGTGGTAAATCTCTCCGACATCTGCGCCATGAATGCCACCCCTACCCACGTTACGGTAAGCATCGCCTTCTCCAACCGCTTTTCCCTGGAAGCGCTGGACGAGTTTTACGAAGGCGTGTATGCTGCGTGCGAGCGTTACAAAGTAGACCTGGTGGGTGGCGATACTAGCTCCTCGCAGAAAGGTTTCTTCATCAGCGTTACAGCGGTAGGTGAAGTTGCGCCGGACAAGTTCGTGAAACGCTCCACCGCCCAAAAAGGCGACCTGGTTTGCGTAACCGGCGACCTCGGTGCCGCCTACCTCGGCCTCACGATCCTGGAAAGAGAGAAAAAATCTTCCTCGAAAACCCGAAGGTGCAGCCCGACCTGGAGAACCAGACGTACATTATCGGCCGCCAGCTGA
- a CDS encoding thiamine-phosphate kinase, with translation MQPDLENQTYIIGRQLKPEARLDIIQYLAEKEVTPTAMMDVSDGLSSELLHICKQSGLGAVIYEEKLPIHSDSKMMGMQFGLDPTACALSGGEDYELLFTIKQEDYDKLTLSEEISVIGYMQEADKGVHIITRGGNQHAITAQGWNAFK, from the coding sequence GTGCAGCCCGACCTGGAGAACCAGACGTACATTATCGGCCGCCAGCTGAAGCCGGAAGCGCGTCTCGACATCATCCAATACCTTGCAGAAAAAGAAGTAACACCTACCGCCATGATGGACGTAAGCGACGGCCTCAGCTCGGAGTTACTGCACATCTGCAAACAGAGCGGCCTGGGCGCGGTGATCTACGAAGAAAAGCTGCCCATTCACAGCGACAGCAAAATGATGGGCATGCAGTTCGGTTTGGATCCGACCGCCTGTGCGCTGAGCGGCGGCGAAGATTACGAGCTGCTGTTCACCATTAAACAGGAAGATTACGATAAGCTGACCTTATCTGAAGAGATCAGTGTGATCGGGTATATGCAGGAGGCAGATAAGGGGGTACATATCATCACCCGTGGCGGTAATCAACATGCGATTACGGCACAGGGGTGGAACGCGTTTAAATAG
- a CDS encoding FAD-dependent oxidoreductase — protein MRRFVAAFLCLGITAQANAQDHKADIIVYGGSSAGVIAAYTAKMQGKSVLLIEPGKHLGGLSSGGLGYTDIGNKYAVRGLGLDFYRRLGKVYGKLEQWIFEPHTAEAVFNDYIKRGKVPVWYGHRILKADKVNGTIKSITVEDASGANKVIAGKVFIDCTYEGDLMARAGVSYTVGREANSEYGETFNGVQLMDGHQIPDHVDPYKVLGDSTSGLLWGISPEPLAATGSGDKKVQAYNYRICLTTDPANRIPITQPANYDASRYDLLARLIVAQPKRRNINDYFIISGMPNKKTDINNRNGFSTDMIGMNYDYPEADYAKRAEIIKAHEDYTKGLLYFFTSDERVPESMRKDMSRFGYPKDEYTDNGGWSPQLYIREARRMRGAYVMKQDNCVGKEPVTDGVGMAAYTMDSHNTQRIVITKNGKKMVKNEGNVEEGGFPPYPISYRSLVPQQQECSNLLVPVCLSATHIAYGSIRMEPVFMCLAQASTLAACQSIDRKIPVQQVDAAAIRRSIEQNPLSDGSRADIFIDNKDNVKVSGDWTSAHPYGAYGPDILLNTTGKGSVKFIPNVPKAGDYKVFIYYPKMDKSASMTNYIVNGKAGLKKGAIDRSAVRVEGQTSGEWVEVGAFAFAKGQSNYIEITADGADGGVAADAVLMVPK, from the coding sequence ATGAGAAGATTTGTAGCAGCGTTCCTGTGTTTGGGCATTACCGCGCAGGCGAACGCACAGGACCATAAGGCGGATATCATTGTGTATGGCGGTTCCTCTGCTGGCGTAATTGCCGCGTATACCGCGAAGATGCAGGGTAAGAGCGTATTACTCATCGAACCCGGTAAACACCTGGGCGGCCTCAGTTCCGGTGGCTTGGGTTATACTGATATCGGTAACAAGTATGCCGTGCGCGGCCTGGGGCTCGACTTCTATCGGAGATTAGGAAAAGTGTACGGTAAACTGGAGCAATGGATATTTGAACCACATACGGCGGAAGCAGTTTTTAATGATTACATCAAGCGGGGTAAAGTACCTGTATGGTACGGGCATCGCATCCTGAAAGCAGATAAAGTAAATGGCACAATTAAAAGTATTACGGTAGAAGATGCAAGCGGCGCGAACAAAGTCATTGCCGGTAAAGTATTTATCGACTGCACCTACGAAGGCGATCTGATGGCCCGTGCAGGCGTATCCTACACCGTAGGCCGCGAAGCCAACAGCGAGTACGGCGAAACGTTTAACGGTGTACAACTGATGGATGGTCACCAGATACCCGATCACGTCGATCCTTACAAAGTACTCGGTGACAGCACCAGCGGCCTGTTATGGGGCATTAGCCCGGAGCCGTTGGCGGCTACTGGCTCGGGTGATAAAAAAGTGCAGGCGTACAATTATCGCATCTGTCTTACCACTGATCCTGCCAACCGTATTCCCATTACACAACCTGCTAACTACGACGCTTCGCGTTACGACCTGCTGGCCAGGCTGATCGTAGCACAACCGAAGCGCCGTAACATCAACGACTACTTCATCATCAGCGGCATGCCGAATAAAAAAACGGACATCAACAACCGCAATGGTTTTAGCACCGATATGATCGGTATGAACTACGACTACCCGGAAGCTGATTACGCCAAACGCGCCGAGATCATCAAAGCACATGAAGATTATACAAAAGGTCTCCTGTACTTCTTCACCAGTGATGAACGCGTGCCGGAAAGTATGCGGAAAGACATGAGCCGTTTCGGGTATCCGAAAGATGAATACACCGATAACGGTGGCTGGTCGCCGCAACTCTACATCCGCGAAGCCCGCCGTATGCGTGGCGCGTACGTGATGAAGCAGGATAACTGCGTAGGCAAAGAACCCGTAACCGATGGCGTAGGCATGGCCGCTTATACAATGGACTCGCACAACACGCAGCGCATCGTCATCACCAAAAATGGAAAGAAGATGGTGAAGAACGAAGGCAATGTGGAAGAAGGTGGTTTCCCTCCTTACCCTATTTCTTATCGCTCGCTGGTGCCACAACAACAGGAGTGTAGCAACCTGCTCGTTCCGGTATGCCTCTCCGCCACACACATCGCTTACGGCTCTATCCGTATGGAACCCGTTTTCATGTGCCTGGCCCAGGCATCTACACTCGCCGCCTGCCAGTCCATCGACCGTAAAATTCCCGTACAGCAGGTAGATGCCGCCGCTATCCGCCGCAGCATCGAACAAAACCCGCTGTCCGACGGTTCCCGGGCTGATATTTTTATTGATAACAAAGACAATGTCAAAGTGTCGGGCGACTGGACCTCCGCGCATCCCTACGGCGCTTACGGCCCGGACATCCTGTTGAATACGACCGGTAAAGGCAGCGTGAAGTTCATCCCTAATGTGCCTAAAGCCGGCGACTATAAAGTATTCATCTACTATCCCAAAATGGATAAAAGCGCCAGCATGACGAACTACATCGTGAATGGTAAAGCCGGCCTTAAAAAGGGCGCGATCGATCGTAGTGCGGTGCGCGTGGAAGGACAAACGTCCGGTGAGTGGGTAGAGGTAGGTGCGTTTGCTTTCGCGAAAGGACAAAGTAATTATATCGAGATCACTGCGGATGGTGCGGATGGCGGTGTGGCTGCGGATGCGGTGTTGATGGTGCCGAAGTGA
- a CDS encoding SGNH/GDSL hydrolase family protein, with protein MLSAAALTLPLPEVQARPPAGAEVINAGVGGNNTADLLKRMQKDCLDHRPSLTVLMCGTNDMNSMKYIPLPQYRQNMASIIEAIKATKSKVVLMTILPYIEDYLFTRHKKEHYGAEGPAARRAAVNDTIRGLAKQYKTSLLDLGHIFDRVGNIGKDKSSLIMNEANSNKTDGVHPTADGYRLIGVSVYDYITYHQLPTSKIVCFGDSITNGGGGVEGTSYPANLKRLLA; from the coding sequence TTGCTGAGCGCGGCTGCGCTTACCCTGCCGTTGCCCGAAGTGCAGGCGCGGCCGCCCGCAGGTGCGGAAGTGATCAATGCCGGCGTCGGTGGTAATAACACCGCCGATCTGCTCAAACGCATGCAAAAGGACTGCCTGGACCACCGGCCTTCGCTTACTGTGCTGATGTGCGGTACCAACGACATGAACAGCATGAAGTACATCCCGCTGCCGCAATACAGGCAGAACATGGCCAGCATTATCGAGGCGATCAAGGCCACGAAAAGTAAAGTGGTGCTGATGACTATCCTGCCTTATATCGAAGACTACCTGTTCACCCGCCACAAGAAGGAACACTATGGTGCTGAAGGCCCGGCCGCGCGTCGCGCCGCGGTGAACGATACCATTCGCGGGCTGGCGAAGCAATACAAAACTTCGCTGCTCGACCTGGGGCATATCTTCGATCGGGTAGGCAACATCGGGAAAGATAAAAGCAGCCTGATAATGAACGAGGCCAACAGCAACAAAACCGATGGTGTACACCCTACGGCGGATGGCTACCGGCTGATCGGCGTATCGGTTTATGATTATATCACCTATCATCAACTACCCACTTCCAAAATTGTTTGCTTTGGTGATAGTATTACAAACGGCGGCGGCGGTGTAGAAGGCACCAGTTACCCGGCTAACCTTAAAAGACTTTTAGCATGA
- a CDS encoding DUF4998 domain-containing protein, translating into MKAFTYLALALMATAIACEKTDEKYKDFAPGGEIIYAGKADSLKVYPGRERVQLTWLLTTDATITKARVYWNRRKDSTDVLVKRTNGVDTIRLMLDNMVEGPYTFTVYNYNSRGDISIKTEINGDVYGDFYESTLLNRLVKSKAKINNTLKLDWLDADPRAVGVRLYYKNPDGTDNTRFVPTTEKTTLLDVIPLNNTLEYHTLYKPSPAAIDTFTAVRATVNF; encoded by the coding sequence ATGAAAGCCTTTACATATCTCGCACTGGCATTGATGGCAACTGCTATCGCCTGCGAAAAAACAGACGAAAAGTATAAGGACTTTGCACCCGGCGGAGAGATCATCTACGCCGGTAAGGCAGACTCTCTCAAAGTATATCCCGGCCGCGAGCGGGTGCAGCTTACCTGGCTGCTCACCACCGACGCTACCATTACCAAAGCACGCGTGTACTGGAACCGTCGCAAAGATTCGACCGACGTTTTAGTGAAACGCACCAATGGCGTAGATACCATCCGCCTTATGCTGGATAATATGGTGGAAGGTCCGTACACGTTTACGGTATACAACTACAATAGCCGCGGTGACATATCCATCAAAACAGAAATTAACGGCGATGTATACGGCGATTTTTATGAAAGTACGTTGCTGAACCGCCTGGTAAAAAGTAAGGCGAAAATAAACAACACCTTAAAACTCGACTGGCTGGATGCCGATCCCCGGGCGGTGGGCGTGCGGTTGTACTATAAAAATCCGGACGGTACCGATAATACCCGGTTTGTGCCGACCACGGAAAAGACTACACTGTTAGATGTAATACCCTTGAATAATACCCTCGAATATCATACTTTGTATAAGCCATCGCCCGCGGCCATCGACACGTTTACGGCCGTGCGGGCTACTGTTAACTTTTAA
- a CDS encoding DUF5000 domain-containing lipoprotein has translation MQSKYWLILFAAFLFACKEETLEPLNEGGDAPQLVSDVKAVGFAGKVELTYALPKDPNLFYVKAEYEIRPGKKMEAIATYYNNTLTLEGFGDTTERTVKLYSVSRSEVKSAPVAVKVKPLQPPVKKTFASLHFDADFGGISVSFLNEDSANVVIGVLTKDSLGAVVPADMYYTSQKKGTFSARGFDAKPRWFGVYVRDRWTNLSDTSWKQLTPMHEQMLNKSLFRAMKLAGDANLHGNMQMSTLWNNVITGGSATLLSWLRTANGSGVPHMITFDLGVKAKLSRFQFIPRGAIDEQNLLYAAGDPRLFEIWGTNEPSADGSLTSWTKLSDCEVIKPSGLPIGTQSNDDILAAQAGREFKMPLDIPAVRYIRLRILQTWGNSDYMWMAEATLYGEIQ, from the coding sequence ATGCAATCAAAATACTGGCTGATACTGTTTGCTGCTTTCCTCTTTGCCTGCAAGGAAGAAACGCTGGAGCCGCTGAACGAAGGCGGCGATGCGCCACAACTGGTGAGCGATGTGAAAGCAGTTGGCTTCGCGGGTAAGGTGGAACTTACGTACGCGCTTCCCAAAGATCCGAACCTCTTTTACGTGAAGGCGGAATATGAAATTCGCCCGGGTAAAAAGATGGAGGCGATCGCTACTTACTACAATAATACCCTCACGCTCGAAGGCTTTGGTGATACGACTGAACGTACCGTGAAGCTTTATTCCGTGAGCAGATCGGAGGTGAAATCTGCACCGGTAGCCGTAAAAGTAAAACCGCTGCAGCCGCCGGTGAAAAAGACGTTTGCGTCGCTTCACTTCGATGCGGACTTTGGCGGCATCTCTGTATCGTTCCTGAACGAGGATTCCGCAAACGTGGTAATTGGTGTACTCACGAAAGACAGTCTGGGTGCGGTAGTACCTGCAGATATGTATTACACCAGCCAGAAGAAAGGCACCTTTTCCGCCCGCGGATTTGATGCGAAGCCCCGCTGGTTTGGTGTATATGTACGCGATCGCTGGACGAACCTCTCCGATACGTCATGGAAACAGCTGACGCCCATGCACGAACAGATGCTGAACAAGAGCCTCTTCAGGGCAATGAAATTGGCAGGTGATGCGAACCTGCACGGTAATATGCAAATGAGTACGCTGTGGAACAATGTGATTACCGGGGGTAGTGCTACCCTGCTATCTTGGTTGCGTACCGCCAACGGATCGGGTGTGCCGCACATGATCACCTTCGACCTGGGCGTAAAGGCGAAACTGAGCCGCTTCCAGTTTATTCCGCGTGGTGCGATCGACGAACAGAACCTGCTCTATGCTGCCGGCGATCCACGCCTGTTCGAAATATGGGGTACCAACGAACCCTCTGCTGATGGCAGCCTTACCAGTTGGACGAAATTGTCTGACTGCGAAGTAATTAAACCATCGGGTTTGCCGATCGGCACGCAGAGCAATGATGATATACTGGCTGCGCAGGCCGGACGTGAATTTAAGATGCCGCTGGACATTCCGGCCGTCAGGTACATCCGCCTGAGAATATTGCAAACCTGGGGTAACTCAGATTACATGTGGATGGCCGAAGCTACCCTGTACGGTGAAATACAATAG